In Electrophorus electricus isolate fEleEle1 chromosome 14, fEleEle1.pri, whole genome shotgun sequence, a single window of DNA contains:
- the arhgap17a gene encoding rho GTPase-activating protein 17a isoform X5 encodes MKKQFNRMKQLANQTVGRAEKTEVLSDDLLQIERRMELVRVVSHNAHKRLITCLQGHIGADAEKRHKKLPLTALSQAMQDGGSQLGEESLIGKMMELCGEAENKLASELMQHEMQIEKDILDPLNQLAEVEIPNILKQRRQLAKLVLDYDSARTRWLQTTKSIISGSNTIALTAKADSLKEEMDEAMNKMELCKDQLSADMYNFYSKEGDYARYYVMLLEAQADYHRKALSVLEGVLPTIQTQQDSWTEKPAFGTGLDEHLKRSGREIALPIEACVMMLLETGMKEEGLFRIAAGASKLKKLKAALDCSTSQLEEFYSDPHAVAGALKSYLRELPEPLMTYELYDEWIQSSNVPDPDKRLQALWVTCDQLPKNNKANFRYLMKFLTKLAQESEINKMTPSNIAIVLGPNLLWAKTEGSLAEMAAATSVHVVTIIEAIIQHVDWFFPDDVEFNVSGMFSMPTPTINHVNHLSVPDYDSGTTERKRPSSVVGPESDLLKRDSSANKLMDHNPRRGSTLTRKQHASPAFQPPLPPVEAAGTAGGQLGAELLFQQPTPVGLGGEAGQPSVALGVAALTAAAQQPLSQHTEEISSKLRDTPPTSLTQRNGSGGSTQLSVGPPLAGSSGPSPHMAPRVCLP; translated from the exons ATTGAGCGCCGTATGGAGCTTGTGAGGGTCGTCTCCCATAACGCGCACAAGAGGCTGATCACGTGTCTACAGGGACACATAGGTGCAGATGCTGAGAAGAGACAT AAAAAGCTCCCGCTCACAGCTTTGTCACAGGCAATGCAAGATGGCGGCAGTCAACTAGGGGAAGAGTCTCTCATAGG GAAAATGATGGAGTTGTGTGGTGAAGCAGAGAACAAGCTTGCTTCTGAACTGATGCAGCACGAGATGCAGATTGAGAAGGACATTTTGGACCCACTTAATCAGTTAGCTGAG GTGGAAATCCCCAATATTCTCAAACAGAGGAGACAGTTGGCCAAGCTGGTATTGGACTACGATTCTGCACGAACAAG GTGGTTGCAGACGACCAAGTCTATAATCTCGGGATCAAACACAATAGCACTGACAGCCAAAGCAGACTCACTTAAAGAAGAGATGGATGAGGCGATGAACAAAATGGAGCTGTGCAAG GATCAACTTTCAGCCGACATGTACAATTTCTATTCAAAGGAAGGGGACTATGCTCGCTACTATGTTATG TTATTGGAGGCCCAAGCGGATTACCACAGAAAAGCTCTCTCCGTGCTGGAAGGTGTTCTGCCAACCATTCAGACCCAGCAAG ACTCCTGGACGGAGAAGCCTGCATTTGGAACAGGCTTGGATGAACATCTGAAGCGCAGTGGCAGGGAGATAGCACTGCCCATAGAGGCCTGTGTGATGATGCTGTTGGAGACTGGCATGAAGGAAGAG GGCCTTTTCCGAATAGCTGCAGGAGCCTCTAAATTGAAGAAACTCAAGGCAGCACTGGACTGCTCCACCTCTCAGCTGGAGGAGTTCTACTCCGACCCCCATGCTGTTGCTG GCGCTTTGAAGTCTTATCTTAGGGAGCTTCCTGAGCCACTGATGACTTATGAGCTCTATGATGAATGGATTCAGTCATCCAA TGTTCCTGACCCAGACAAAAGATTACAAGCTTTGTGGGTTACCTGTGATCAGTTACCAAAGAACAACAAGGCAAATTTTAG GTATCTTATGAAGTTTCTCACTAAGCTTGCTCAAGAAAGTGAAATCAACAAGATGACCCCCAGCAACATTGCCATTGTCTTAGGACCAAATCTGTTATGGGCCAAAACAGAGGG GAGCCTAGCAGAGATGGCTGCTGCAACCTCTGTTCATGTGGTTACGATTATTGAAGCCATCATCCAACATGTAGACTGGTTTTTCCCTGATG ATGTGGAGTTCAATGTATCAGGCATGTTTTCAATGCCCACACCCACGATTAACCATGTTAACCATCTGAGCGTTCCTGACTATGACTCGGGAacaacagagaggaaaagaccTAGCAGCGTGGTGGGACCTGAGAGTGACTTACTGAAACGAGACAG CTCTGCTAACAAATTAATGGACCACAATCCTCGTAGAGGCAGTACGCTAACTAGAAAGCAACATGCTTCACCTGCCTTCCAGCCGCCTCTCCCACCGGTGGAGGCTGCGGGTACTGCAGGAGGCCAGCTTGGTGCTGAGCTCCTGTTCCAGCAGCCCACACCAGTGGGCCTGGGTGGAGAGGCCGGCCAGCCCAGTGTAGCACTTGGGGTGGCTGCcttaacagcagcagcacagcagccTCTGTCCCAACACACTGAGGAAATCAG TTCGAAGCTGCGTGATACTCCACCCACGTCTCTAACTCAGAGAAATGGCAGCGGAGGCTCAACACAGTTGAGTGTGGGGCCCCCTTTGGCAGGGTCATCCGGACCCAGCCCCCACATGGCACCCAGAG TTTGTCTGCCATAG